The Spinacia oleracea cultivar Varoflay chromosome 2, BTI_SOV_V1, whole genome shotgun sequence DNA segment GATGAGGAATGAAGAGAATAGAGTTAGAGGGCGGGATATATATAGGTGTGAGGAAGTTGCTAGGAAGAAGTAGAATGAGTAAAAGTAATACGGTTGGAGTTTTGGAGGTAAAAGGTAACTAAAATAAAACGTGTGTTGTTGTGATGCTTGGAACTGTGGGAAGAAACTGTCACATTCTTGTTTGTTGGAATAATGATGGGGTCACTAGAAAAGGGTAGCTTCATTGCAGCAAGAAAAAGGTCAACTTTAGGCTGCTGCTGCGAACACCCCTTGTTGTTAAGGTCAACTTTAAGCTTTGATTCATATACccgaaattaaggaaaattgattttaaacAAACACTGGTAAAAACCTGAACCGCGATTTTACTGTCTAATTACCCTATAGTAATTTAGTAACTTTTTTAATAGAGCATTTTAGTTAGTTTTTATTACCTTCTTAAATCTTAATCATTGTCGATAATATCTTATTACTATATACGGAATACTTCATAATTCTGATATTCCTACTTACTAAAATGCTTAGATTAGTGTTTTTCTTTTGGGTAAGTAAGCAAATTTATTTCTCAAAAGAACACCATCATAAAACAGGGGAAACTAAAGCGGAGACAAACCATCTAGGATGGGCTTTAACCCCTCTAGAACCCAAGAAACATAAAGGAAAAAACCAAAATACAACTCATAAAATTATTTGACTGACAACTAGAGCATCAGACCAATCTTGATCAGAATATGACACTTTCGTACTCATAATACTCTTGACTCTAAGCATAATCATACCTTGAATAGTCTTCACAATGGAGTCTTTATTTTTGGcacaattttttcattttttttttttttaagggagTGTCCTCTGGTCTTGTTTTTGTGACTGTTAAAAAACTAAAGTTGAAGTGCTTTTTACTGTTTTATCAATGCAGACAAGTTATCTATTTAGCTGAATTAACTTCTCTGATTACATGCTAGATTCATACAAATTAACATATTTGAATACGATTTATAAGAACATAGGGTTCAGTAAAACAATTAACGACGATAAATCAACTAATGAGAAAGTAGTAATCTTTCTCTTCACAAATCTGTCTCTGTCTCTTTGAGTTAAAGTCTGTTTTTGTCTGCAAAAATTGTTAACCAGGAACGCTATTAAGGAGCTTTCAATCTGAGAAGTGATGAGGAAATTAGCTATGTGAGGTCGAAATCTAGTAATGCAAATAGGCATGAATTAAGACCGATAGCGGTCCAAGGCTTTCCGTCAAATGGCAAAACATAACATTTTTATTTAGTGATCATAGCCTCCTCTCGAATGCAGAGGTTAATTAGAGTAGGTAATGCAGACATTAGGCTCACTCAACATCTATCTCTATTCTTTAAGCCAACTCCTGAGGTTGACTCTTTAGTGTCCCCCTTATGAATTACCTAAACTACCCcccgttaattaatatttaatcaaTATTTACATGTATACAATATTATTTTAAGGAATATTTATTGTTCTTAGTATAAAATTTCACGTACGCACGCATCATGTGCATAAACACTAGTGTACCATTATACCTAGAGTACTGCGTAGAAGCCAGTTCGACTTTCAGTTATAGATTGAAGTGAAGATTTCCTGCTCAACTTATTGCTTACCTCAGTTCATTTGATTTGCACAAGTGAAATTTTAGGGTAGACAATATGGAgtattatagtaactttttattGCAATATCAGTGAATCAATGAATACATACTACGGAGTATTGAGGAAAACTATACTTCGTACTTAGTACTACTTCGTAATTTCTATTTGTTTCTTAATCCTAGTATACACTTTTACACTCTCCTATCTATATTACACAATATTGCAGGTTTCTTCTGAAACTTCTCAAACTAGAGTTGAGCAAGTCTCAGTCTTGGGATCGTACAATGCAGGGAGCAGATACTTTCTCTTGTTGATTCCGTTGGCGTTGTAGCTAGACCCGGTTGTCGGGTCCACCAATAAGTTTCCGGCATAACCCGGGTAAGCCCCCTTTCCGTAGACACCCGGGCAAGCTGATGCAGCCTCAAGTGGTGCATCCCTCGGGCCTTGGAAGTAACCATTCCCGTATGGGTTGGTCACAGTCCCAGCCAGTAGGGTTGCCAAGTTGATAACCATACCATCCAAGCCCACATCGTTGTTTGGTGCGGTCAGTGGTGTGGTTTGCGGGCCGTAGATGGGTTGGTGGAATGGCCAAGTGCATTGACCCGGGCACTGTGTCTCGGAGTTACCAACCCAAATATAGGTGAGCTTTTGAGCGGGCTTGGCAGACCCAGACCCATGGGTTCCACACCTGCTCATGCAGAAACCTTCTACTGCCACGTCAGCTGCAGTCAACACTACGTTGATGGAGTTTGGTTGTTGTTGTGGGCCCTTCCCGGCCAAGGCTTCAAGCTGCTTGGTGGTTAGGCTTTTGCCAAGGGAGTAACTGTCAATAACTACTTGCTTGCCCAATGAGAGGGAGAGTGAAGTTGGTCTCTTGGAATTGGCTACGGGGTAGTATTTACCAATAGAACTCCACCACATGGCAACCGATGGTTGGCTCTCAGACTGCGAATGTGACAACGAGGTAACGAAATCAGATATGATAGCCCGTTGGGTCGGGTTGAAGTTGCCATACCAAATAAGATTGATTGACAATCGGCCACTCAGAAGAGGGCCGTTGTGGTATTGGAAAGTCATCGGTTGAGTCGTCGAGGAGTCTACGAGCATCCTCGACGCGATAGTAGAGCCGACGAGGATAAGGAGAGTGAGTGACAAGAGTGAGTATTTGGTGGCCATTGTGAAGAATAGAAGAGAGACTTTTAAGTGTTTTTAGTAAAGAAAGGATAAGTTGGAATGTTTTGGATGAGAGAAATGAGGGGAGAATGTGGGGATTATATAGTACCCAAAAGAGTTAGGGAGCAAAAGGAAAGTGGTAGGAACTAGGAAATAGTCCATGCAAAGAGGGATATGCAGATATATGCTAAGGTATGAGTGTTAATTGAGTAGGGAACATGATTTGGTTGGgctaaataaaaattgaagaagaatctaagtaaaagatgtaaGCTTGTTTTGGATTTTATGGAGGCCAGCTCAAGGTCAACTAAGTGCTTCGAGAATACTATAACGCACTACGCATGCATGGGCAGGTTGAATAGCTGGACGCATGGATCTCAATATTTTGGAAACTTCTCATTTGATATATCACCTAATTACTGTAAGAAAATGGCAACCCCAAGTGTTAGACTTTAATTATGCTGACATGGTATATGATTTATCTAGTTTTAAgatcagaaaaataaatttGTAACATTGAAGTGGATGAGTCTTAACAAAGTATTAAATCGAGTCTTGAAAAACCAAGATTCAACTTAAGACTGAGTGTGTgagttgaataaaaataatatactcTGATTCATAAATTTACAACTCTTAAATGAATTTGAGGTGTGAAAAGCTAAATTTGATTGAATGTTAAGAAATAAtagtaatttaattattaagtaTTGGTGGAATGCTGACATGGCATGTGAAGAAAATCTTAAGACAAGATCCCTCTGAAAACCTTGCCCTTGCTCTAAAATTTTTGGTGTTTTACTTATTGATTGTACTAGTGTACTTGTTGGATTGTTAGGTTGGTTAAGTTATGATAATCGAATACTTGCCATATTTGGAGGTGTGTTACTCATAATAGAAACCCTGATTAGTCTAAGTGTGCGTGCCTAGGGTTACAAGCGAGTTGAGCTGAGCTGAGCTGAGCCGGTCTTAATAAAGATTATTAGTATATGAACTAATAGAGAATGGATAGGCTGTTAAATTTTTATTCGAGCTTGACTTGTTATGAGTTTGAGCTTTTGTAAATGCTCGTTTGCATTTCGAGTTTGAACTCGAGCATTTTTTGATATTCGTAAGCGTGCCACACACATTATTGTTTCACACAAGATATTGAAaagtatttgaattttgtataaatttgaaaattttattttcttgcaaATTTAAAGCTTGTTGAATGAGAGATACTGAAATCAATTCCAGATCAAGGAATATTTGGGGATGAATCCAATGAACTAAGCAAGCAAAAGACTTGACTTTGTGATAACATTAATTAGAGCATAATAATAGCGTACTACTATGAGTCAATTCCATCGGCCATATCTCTTCACCCACTCGTGGGCTCTTTAACTAGTCATACACTCGTAGACCCCAAACATGCCAGCAATACTCTCTTGTTTAGAACTACACCAAACCTTTGTACGGTCTGATTGCCCCAAAAACATATCCCTAAATATGTGGAAAATTacttataataattattatgaatCATCAACTTGTCTTC contains these protein-coding regions:
- the LOC110806058 gene encoding protein PHOSPHATE-INDUCED 1-like, whose amino-acid sequence is MATKYSLLSLTLLILVGSTIASRMLVDSSTTQPMTFQYHNGPLLSGRLSINLIWYGNFNPTQRAIISDFVTSLSHSQSESQPSVAMWWSSIGKYYPVANSKRPTSLSLSLGKQVVIDSYSLGKSLTTKQLEALAGKGPQQQPNSINVVLTAADVAVEGFCMSRCGTHGSGSAKPAQKLTYIWVGNSETQCPGQCTWPFHQPIYGPQTTPLTAPNNDVGLDGMVINLATLLAGTVTNPYGNGYFQGPRDAPLEAASACPGVYGKGAYPGYAGNLLVDPTTGSSYNANGINKRKYLLPALYDPKTETCSTLV